CTAAATAGCCATAGTTATAAAATAATTGATAATTTTCTTGTTGTAAAAATGGTTGAACATAAATTTGGGCAATAATAGAATATAGTTGGTGAAAATTATAATAACGTTCTGTCTTATCATTTAAGTTATTTTGCTCAAAAATCTTTGCTTCTCAATTAAATTCAAATTTATTATTAATTACTTTTTGACCTAAATCTTGTAATACCTTTAAAATTTGTTCTCCTTGTGCTTGGACTTTACTATTTTTAACATGCTGAAGATGATAGTAAATCAATAATAATTTAATTAACATAATACTATCAAAATAGTCTTGTTCATTTAAATTTGCTAATCGAAGTAAATAAACAAAATTTTTAATAATTAAATCTTTTTTGTCAAAAGGTTTAAAATGACGCGAAATAATTCAGTTTAATTGTAATTTATTTAACCGGTGCAAAATTTTTAGATTATTTTTTTTAAGTCATCCTTTACGTTCAAAAATTTGGGCCATCTTTAACTCCTATTCAGTCACTGAAAAGTCACTAATTTTGTTATCTTGCACAATTTTTGTTACTTTGCTTTTAATATCTTGTAATTGTTGTTCAGCTTGCTTTGTTAAATTAATCCCCTTTTCAAAATTAGCAATTGCTAAATCTAATGGTAATTGATTATTTTCAAGTTCACTAACTACTGTTTTTAACTCATCTAAAATTTCTTCAAATGATTTATTTTTTTGTTCCATTCGTTTTTTCTTCCTTCCCAACTTTATCAACTGTGGCAAAAATAATTCCATCATTAACTCTTGTGATAATTTTATCATTATTTTTAACGGCATTTGTTGTAAAAATAATTTTTTTTGATGTTTCCAAATAAGTAATACTATAACCGCGGGTAAGAGTTTTTAAGGGGCTTAATAAATCTAATTTCGCAATTAAGTTATTTTTATCATAGTTTT
The Spiroplasma chrysopicola DF-1 genome window above contains:
- the xseB gene encoding exodeoxyribonuclease VII small subunit; the encoded protein is MEQKNKSFEEILDELKTVVSELENNQLPLDLAIANFEKGINLTKQAEQQLQDIKSKVTKIVQDNKISDFSVTE